Proteins encoded together in one Streptomyces umbrinus window:
- a CDS encoding M23 family metallopeptidase, which yields MAFTRAAGKHRRPSRMKRTTNRTVGVAALATTGVVGTLAAPALAAESPAEQTLTQAITIGDSVADQIDAQAAAQQQAADETAAREKAEAAAKERAKEAAEKAKKEREVKARAARAAERERLLKSYTAPISGSYVSTGYKAGGAVWSSGSHTGIDFHAASGTAVHAVGAGTVVEAGWGGSYGNEVVIKMNDGTYTQYGHMSSLGVSVGQTVTPGQQIGLSGATGNVTGAHLHFEARTSAEYGSDIDPIAYLRQHGVNV from the coding sequence ATGGCGTTCACTCGCGCCGCCGGGAAGCACCGTCGTCCCAGCCGTATGAAGCGCACGACCAACCGGACCGTCGGCGTCGCCGCACTCGCCACCACCGGTGTGGTCGGCACCCTGGCTGCTCCCGCACTCGCCGCCGAGAGCCCGGCCGAGCAGACCCTGACCCAGGCGATCACCATCGGCGACTCGGTCGCCGACCAGATCGACGCCCAGGCCGCCGCCCAGCAGCAGGCCGCCGACGAGACCGCCGCCCGCGAGAAGGCCGAGGCCGCCGCCAAGGAGCGGGCCAAGGAAGCCGCGGAGAAGGCCAAGAAGGAGCGCGAGGTCAAGGCCCGCGCCGCCCGTGCGGCCGAGCGCGAGCGCCTGCTGAAGTCGTACACCGCGCCCATCTCCGGCTCGTACGTCTCCACCGGCTACAAGGCCGGCGGCGCCGTCTGGTCCTCCGGCAGCCACACCGGTATCGACTTCCACGCCGCGAGCGGCACCGCCGTGCACGCGGTGGGCGCCGGCACCGTCGTCGAGGCCGGCTGGGGCGGCTCGTACGGCAACGAGGTCGTCATCAAGATGAACGACGGCACCTACACGCAGTACGGGCACATGTCGTCCCTCGGTGTCTCGGTCGGCCAGACGGTCACCCCGGGCCAGCAGATAGGCCTCTCCGGGGCGACCGGCAACGTCACCGGGGCGCACCTGCACTTCGAGGCGCGGACGAGCGCGGAGTACGGCTCGGACATCGACCCGATCGCGTATCTCCGCCAGCACGGCGTGAACGTCTGA
- a CDS encoding M16 family metallopeptidase: MTELATMEFHPQPQAGEARPWAFPAPERGALDNGLTLLRCHRPGQQVVAVEILLAAPLEAEPQGLDGVATIMARAFTEGTDKHSAEEFAAELERCGATLDAHADHPGVRISLEVPVSRLPKALGLLADALRAPAFEDSEIERLVRNRLDEIPHETANPARRAAKELSRQLFPATSRMSRPRQGTEETVTTIDSAAVRAFYEKHVRPATATAVVVGDLTGVDLDALLGDTLGAWTGSQAQARPIPPVTADDTGRVIIVDRPGAVQTQLLIGRVGADRHDRVWPAQVLGTYCLGGTLTSRLDRVLREEKGYTYGVRAFGQVLRSAPDGTGAAMLAISGSVDTPNTGPALDDLWKVLRTLAAEGLTDAERDIAVQNLVGVAPLKYETAAAVAGTLADQVEQYLPDDFQATLYQQLAATGTVEATAAAVSAFPVDRLVTVLVGDAAQIEEPVRALGIGEVSVVTAE; this comes from the coding sequence CCTTCCCGGCCCCCGAGCGCGGCGCGCTCGACAACGGCCTGACGCTGCTGCGCTGCCACCGCCCCGGCCAGCAGGTCGTCGCCGTCGAGATCCTCCTGGCGGCCCCGCTGGAGGCCGAGCCGCAGGGCCTGGACGGCGTCGCCACGATCATGGCGCGTGCCTTCACCGAGGGAACCGACAAGCACTCCGCCGAGGAGTTCGCCGCCGAGCTGGAGCGCTGCGGCGCCACCCTCGACGCGCACGCCGACCACCCCGGCGTCCGGATCAGCCTCGAAGTCCCCGTCTCCCGGCTCCCCAAGGCGCTCGGCCTGCTCGCCGACGCCCTCAGGGCACCCGCCTTCGAGGACAGCGAGATCGAGCGGCTGGTGCGCAACCGGCTCGACGAGATCCCGCACGAGACCGCCAACCCGGCCCGCCGCGCCGCCAAGGAGCTCTCCCGGCAGCTCTTCCCGGCGACCTCGCGCATGTCGCGCCCGCGCCAGGGCACCGAGGAGACGGTCACCACGATCGACTCGGCGGCCGTCCGCGCCTTCTACGAGAAGCACGTACGCCCCGCCACCGCGACGGCGGTCGTGGTCGGCGACCTCACCGGCGTCGACCTCGACGCGCTGCTCGGGGACACGCTCGGCGCCTGGACCGGATCGCAGGCCCAGGCCCGTCCCATCCCGCCGGTGACCGCCGACGACACGGGCCGCGTGATCATCGTCGACCGTCCCGGAGCCGTCCAGACGCAGCTCCTCATCGGCCGCGTCGGCGCCGACCGGCACGACCGCGTGTGGCCCGCCCAGGTGCTCGGCACGTACTGCCTCGGCGGCACCCTCACCTCGCGCCTGGACCGCGTCCTGCGCGAGGAAAAGGGATACACCTACGGTGTGCGGGCGTTCGGCCAGGTGCTGCGCTCCGCGCCGGACGGGACGGGCGCCGCGATGCTCGCCATCAGCGGCTCCGTGGACACCCCGAACACCGGCCCGGCGCTCGACGACCTCTGGAAGGTGCTGCGCACCCTCGCGGCCGAGGGACTCACCGACGCCGAGCGCGACATCGCCGTGCAGAACCTCGTGGGCGTGGCGCCGCTGAAGTACGAGACGGCCGCCGCCGTCGCGGGCACCCTCGCCGACCAGGTCGAGCAGTACCTGCCGGACGACTTCCAGGCGACGCTGTACCAACAGCTCGCCGCGACGGGCACCGTGGAGGCCACCGCGGCCGCCGTGAGCGCCTTCCCGGTGGACCGTCTGGTGACCGTCCTCGTCGGTGACGCCGCGCAGATCGAGGAGCCGGTCCGGGCCCTCGGAATCGGCGAAGTCAGCGTCGTGACAGCGGAGTAG